In Desulfosporosinus youngiae DSM 17734, the genomic stretch ATGCAAGTTTACGGTCGAAATTTTTCAGTACACATCCAGCTTTCACAAGACCCCAAATGAATTCCTAACCTACCCTCATTCTCATCCTCAACGACGACCAGAAATTAAGGGGTAATTGCTAAGTGAACACTTTAGTGGAGTTCACGATACAGCGAGTGCCGATGCTGAAGGGTTATTACGCTCGGGTTCACATGCAGAACAACCCAGAGGTTAGCGTAATACCTTCAGCATCCAACGAGCCAGTGAACGGGAACGTGTGTGAACGTGCAATTCCCCCTTAATTTCACAAGACCCCAAATGGATTTACTCAAATCTCAGAGCATCAATCGGATCCATGGCTGCAGCCTTCCTGGCCGGAAAGACCCCGAAGATAATGCCGATAGCCGCCGAGAAGCCGAAAGCCATAAATACTGAAGTCACAGAAATACTGGTATCCATTGCTAAGACTTTTCCAGCCAAGTTAGCTCCTCCATAACCGAGGGCAATGCCTATGCCGCCTCCTAAGATACTGAGCACAACGGCCTCGATAAGGAACTGCAGTAAAATATCCCTGCCTTTCGCCCCGATCGCTTTGCGGATTCCGATCTCACGAGTCCGTTCTGTGACCGAAACCAGCATGATATTCATGATTCCGATGCCGCCCACCAGCAGCGAAATCCCGGCGATTCCGCCAAGGAGCATGGTCATGGTTTGAGTAACGCTTTGCATGGTTTCCAGCATGTCGGCCTGATTCTGAATCCTGAAGTCGTTCTCTTTGCCATCCTGGATCTTATGTGCTTTGCGCAAAGCTGCTGTGATCTCATCTTGGGCCGTTTGCATCAGATCCTCGGAAGTCGCTGAAACCAGAATACTGCGCACGGTCTTCTTTCCTATTAAACGTGCCTGAATCGTAGAGATCGGAGCGGTAATCAAGTCATCATTGCTCTGAAAGCCTGTCGAACCTGTAGCTGTTGTCACTCCAATGACTTGAAAGGGGACATTATTGATTTTAATATTTTTCCCGACGATATCAGCGTTGGCATCTCCCATTAGAGCTTCCACAACGTTCGGTCCAAGAACAGCGACTCTGGCGCTGCTATTCACGTCCTCCTGGGTAATAAAACGTCCCCTGGCCATTGTGACATTTCTAATAATCTCATAGTCGGCAGTGGTTCCATTAATACTTGCGGAGGTGTTGCCGGACCCCAAGACCACTTGGGCATTTGTACTTGTCAGCGGCGCGACGGCTTTCACTGCCCCTCCGACTTTAATCTTGGAAACATCCGTCATGGTTAAGCTGGCTGAGCTGCCTGCTCCCCCATTAACCCCTCCGGTATTGGTTTGCCCCGGGCTGATCGTAAGCAGGTTAGACCCCATTCCCTGAATCTGGGAAGTGATCGAAGCGGTTGCTCCATTTCCGATACCTACCATGGCAATGACCGCAGCCACTCCAATAATAATCCCCAGCATCGTCAAGGCGGACCGCAGTTTGTTCGCCCGCAAAGCCCTGAGAGAGACCCGGATACTTTCTAAAAAGTTCACTCTGCAACTCCTTCCTCCTCAACGACTTGGGCATGAGCCTTGCGTGGATTTTCGACAAGTTCG encodes the following:
- a CDS encoding ABC transporter permease, translating into MNFLESIRVSLRALRANKLRSALTMLGIIIGVAAVIAMVGIGNGATASITSQIQGMGSNLLTISPGQTNTGGVNGGAGSSASLTMTDVSKIKVGGAVKAVAPLTSTNAQVVLGSGNTSASINGTTADYEIIRNVTMARGRFITQEDVNSSARVAVLGPNVVEALMGDANADIVGKNIKINNVPFQVIGVTTATGSTGFQSNDDLITAPISTIQARLIGKKTVRSILVSATSEDLMQTAQDEITAALRKAHKIQDGKENDFRIQNQADMLETMQSVTQTMTMLLGGIAGISLLVGGIGIMNIMLVSVTERTREIGIRKAIGAKGRDILLQFLIEAVVLSILGGGIGIALGYGGANLAGKVLAMDTSISVTSVFMAFGFSAAIGIIFGVFPARKAAAMDPIDALRFE